Proteins encoded in a region of the Polycladomyces subterraneus genome:
- the mnmG gene encoding tRNA uridine-5-carboxymethylaminomethyl(34) synthesis enzyme MnmG, giving the protein MTYRAGEYDVIVIGAGHAGCEAALAAARMGCKTLLLTLSLDTIAYMPCNPSIGGPAKGHVVREIDALGGEMARNIDKTHIQMRMLNTGKGPAVYALRAQADKVLYQQEMKRTIERQPNLDLHQNMVEKLIVENGVCHGVITRTGAEYRAKAVVLTTGTYLRGKIIIGDLAYESGPNNQQPSINLAYQLQDLGFEMVRFKTGTPPRVNKNTIDTSVMEEQPGDDVPRAFSYETTEYITDQLSCWLTYTNEKTHEYIRNNLHRAPMYSGKIEGRGPRYCPSIEDKIVRFADKNRHQIFLEPEGRNTLEMYVQGLSTSLPEDVQLAILRTITGLENVEMMRTGYAIEYDAIVPTQLWPSLETKLVENLFTAGQINGTSGYEEAAGQGIMAGINAARKVQSKEPVILDRSQAYIGVLIDDLVTKGTDEPYRLLTSRAEYRLLLRHDNADLRLTEIGYRIGLIPEERYRRFVAKKEAIEREMKRLRETKVKPTPEVQAILREVGSSELSNAIDLASLIKRPELTYAHIAQISPAPEPIAPEVAEQVEIQLKYEGYIKKSLQQVEKMKKMENKRIPDWVDYDRIQGISSEAREKLKKVRPLSLGQASRISGVNPADISILMVHIEQVGKAHAKAE; this is encoded by the coding sequence GTTGAGTCTCGATACGATCGCCTACATGCCATGCAACCCGTCGATCGGCGGACCGGCAAAAGGGCACGTCGTACGTGAAATCGACGCCTTGGGTGGGGAAATGGCGCGAAACATCGACAAAACCCACATTCAGATGCGGATGCTCAATACAGGTAAAGGTCCGGCCGTGTACGCCCTGCGGGCGCAAGCGGACAAGGTGTTGTATCAACAGGAGATGAAACGGACGATTGAACGGCAGCCCAACCTCGACCTCCACCAGAACATGGTGGAAAAATTGATCGTGGAAAATGGCGTATGCCACGGCGTCATCACCCGGACCGGAGCGGAATACCGCGCCAAAGCGGTGGTGCTGACGACGGGGACGTACCTGCGGGGCAAAATCATCATCGGGGATTTGGCTTACGAAAGCGGCCCCAACAACCAGCAACCGTCCATCAATCTGGCGTATCAACTGCAGGATCTCGGCTTTGAGATGGTCCGGTTCAAAACGGGTACTCCCCCGCGGGTGAACAAAAACACGATCGACACGAGTGTGATGGAGGAACAGCCTGGGGATGATGTGCCACGGGCCTTTTCCTATGAAACAACCGAGTACATTACCGACCAGCTCTCATGCTGGTTGACGTATACCAACGAAAAGACGCATGAATACATCCGGAACAATTTACACCGGGCTCCGATGTATTCCGGCAAGATCGAAGGGCGGGGGCCGCGGTACTGCCCGTCGATCGAAGACAAAATCGTCCGCTTTGCAGACAAAAATCGGCACCAGATCTTCCTGGAACCCGAGGGGCGCAACACGCTGGAGATGTACGTGCAGGGATTGTCCACCAGTTTGCCGGAAGACGTTCAGCTGGCTATTTTGCGGACGATCACCGGTCTGGAAAACGTCGAAATGATGCGGACCGGCTATGCGATCGAATATGATGCGATTGTGCCGACACAACTGTGGCCCAGCCTGGAGACCAAGTTGGTGGAAAACCTGTTCACTGCCGGACAGATCAATGGTACATCCGGTTATGAAGAAGCCGCGGGGCAGGGAATTATGGCCGGGATCAACGCAGCTCGAAAAGTGCAGAGCAAGGAACCGGTTATCCTTGATCGTTCCCAGGCCTATATCGGTGTGCTGATCGATGACCTGGTCACCAAAGGAACGGACGAACCATACCGTCTGCTGACTTCCCGAGCCGAGTACCGGTTGCTGTTGCGTCACGACAACGCCGATCTCCGGCTGACGGAGATCGGGTATCGGATCGGCCTGATTCCGGAGGAACGCTATCGCCGTTTTGTCGCCAAAAAGGAAGCGATCGAGCGGGAAATGAAACGTCTGCGTGAAACCAAGGTGAAACCCACGCCGGAAGTACAGGCGATCCTCCGGGAAGTCGGTTCCAGCGAGCTGAGCAATGCGATCGACCTGGCCAGCCTGATCAAGCGGCCGGAACTGACGTACGCCCACATCGCACAAATCTCCCCCGCACCGGAACCGATCGCACCGGAAGTGGCGGAACAAGTGGAGATCCAACTGAAATACGAGGGCTACATCAAAAAGTCGCTGCAACAAGTGGAGAAAATGAAAAAGATGGAGAACAAGCGGATCCCGGATTGGGTGGACTATGACCGGATTCAAGGCATCTCCTCCGAGGCACGGGAAAAGCTGAAAAAGGTACGTCCGCTGTCGTTGGGGCAGGCCTCCCGGATCTCCGGTGTCAACCCCGCCGACATCTCCATCCTGATGGTGCATATCGAACAGGTCGGCAAAGCGCACGCCAAAGCGGAATGA